The proteins below are encoded in one region of Puntigrus tetrazona isolate hp1 chromosome 5, ASM1883169v1, whole genome shotgun sequence:
- the LOC122344691 gene encoding cytosolic phospholipase A2 gamma-like produces MSAFNVQKSGEVRISHSLHPKEKEFVDRRRDAVFRSLQELNIHTSQDEDEVQNIALLASGGGERAMVGLLECLVQLDKAGLLDCILYLSGVSGSTWCMASLYKEPDWSTKLETVKDNIVKRLSGPKVSWGDACEKLKKYHKEKELFSLTDVWAALVVTDYVKEIDEQTLTEEWDHYSKDPFPIYTAIDKQFKQQGDGDPWFEISPYEAGYSLTGAFVDTSSFGSKFENGSKNEMDMLYLQGLCSSAIADEEEIYQIICMKIKDFLHIKKMKMLEETTTDLSSWEVEQCFQVLVDLVDAHLYVRIGEDPSALHRSIAKTLNNLGGGKYQSFSDEKINLNDKQAAKLYMKQYTEHVFNNLSLNFTFWPFDFFKDIFKCLIHWIWGRNYNFIHNMTDKTVPPDLLKSETRDYEDAGLLLNSPYFSVLREERNIDLIISLDFSEGDPFLTIKETADICSAQKPKIPFPEVHIPSKEEKNPKDFYVFKGPNAPTVIHIPLFNVVNCGDDLEAWRNKYGTFQGPYSAEMIKDLMEVAGKNISNNVEKLREQIGAAVGRKEDNEP; encoded by the exons ATGAGTGCATTCAACGTCCAGAAGAG CGGCGAGGTGAGAATCTCACACTCCCTTCATCCGAAAGAAAAGGAGTTTGTAGACAGAAGGAGAGACGCTGTGTTTCGAAGCCTGCAGGAACTCAACATCCACACCAGTCAG gatgaggatgaggtgCAGAACATAGCGTTACTGGCTTctggaggaggagaaagagccATGGTGGGTTTGCTGGAATGTCTGGTTCAGCTTGATAAAGCGGGTCTTCTGGACTGCATCCTTTATCTGAGCGGAGTCTCTGGATCCACCTG GTGCATGGCCTCCTTATACAAGGAACCAGACTGGTCCACCAAACTAGAGACAGTGAAAGACAACATCGTCAAGAGACTCAGTGGTCCTAAAGTCAGCTGGGGAGACGCATGTGAAAAACTGAAGAAATATCACAAAGAGAAAGAACTCTTCAGCTTGACTGACGTCTGGGCGGCGCTGGTCGTCACAGACTACGTGAAAGAG ATCGATGAACAAACCCTCACAGAGGAGTGGGACCACTACAGTAAAGACCCGTTTCCCATCTACACAGCGATCGACAAGCAGTTCAAACAGCAAGGAGACGGAG ACCCCTGGTTTGAGATCAGTCCGTATGAAGCGGGTTACTCCCTCACCGGAGCGTTCGTGGACACCTCCAGCTTCGGCAGCAAGTTTGAGAACGGCTCCAAGAATGAAATGGACATGCTGTACCTGCAAG GTCTGTGTAGCAGTGCTATAGCTGACGAAGAAGAGATCTATCAAATCATctgcatgaaaataaaag ATTTCctccacattaaaaaaatgaagatgctTGAAGAAACAACGACAG ATCTCAGCTCCTGGGAGGTGGAACAGTGTTTCCAGGTTCTCGTGGATCTTGTGGACGCGCATCTCTACGTTCGGATAGGAGAAGATCCCTCTGCTCTTCATCGATCCATCGCAAAAACACTGAACA ATCTCGGTGGAGGCAAATATCAGAGTTTttcagatgaaaaaataaatctcaacGATAAACAAGCTGCAAAATTGTACATGAAGCAATACACTGAACACGTATTTAACAATTTGAGTCTGAATTTCACTTTCTGGCCTTTCG attttttcaaagacatttttaaatgtctgattCATTGGATCTGGGGCAGAAATTATAACTTTATCCATAACATGACAG ATAAAACGGTGCCTCCCGATCTTCTGAAAAGTGAGACGAGAGACTATGAAGACGCCGGGCTGTTGCTGAACTCCCCGTACTTCTCCGTGCTGAGAGAAGAACGAAACATTGACCTCATCATTTCACTGGATTTCAGCGAAGGAGATCCTTTCTTG ACGATCAAGGAAACAGCTGATATATGCAGTGCCCAGAAACCCAAGATCCCTTTCCCTGAAGTCCACATTCCCAGTAAAGAAGAGAAGAACCCGAAGGACTTCTACGTGTTCAAAGGCCCGAACGCTCCAACCGTGATCCACATCCCTCTGTTTAATGTGGTCAACTGTGGAG ATGATCTTGAGGCTTGGAGGAACAAATATGGCACCTTCCAAGGTCCTTACAGCGCT
- the LOC122344690 gene encoding LOW QUALITY PROTEIN: cytosolic phospholipase A2 gamma-like (The sequence of the model RefSeq protein was modified relative to this genomic sequence to represent the inferred CDS: inserted 1 base in 1 codon), which yields MSAPKSKRSEVRTNRLLNGREQEFVASRRNVILQNLRKLQIQCSQREVPNIALLGSGGGQRAMVGLLGCLDQLDKAGLLDCILYLSGVSGSTWCMASLYKEQNWSTKLETVKDNIVKRLSGPGVSWEEQFAKLKKYYSEKVFFNLTDFWAAIVVTSYVKEIDEHTLAEQWSKNSRDPFPIYTVIDKQCKQSNDKDLWFEINPYEAGYSLTGXFVDTCDFSSQFENGSKKNHQGQFDMLYLQGLCGSAFADGQQNKEEILKWISEFFHKKEKILEAMRKERPEREHEETTFEFVGKHPAPPSEEKYYQVLVDLADMNLAALNGKDTSGFDRSINANLNDLSGGRDQDFCSLKKVETFEESTGDEKQDIKSFTTEVCNNLSGRINFWLFKAGISIFRCLNDWIWGRKYNFLHNMTGGDVPPALSKDETRDYEDAGLKLNSPYFSVLRKERDVDLIISLDFSQGDPFMTVREAAKMCKEKNIPFPEVNTANEDKDKPKDFYVFKGKNAPTVIHIPLFNKVNCRDEVMKWRGDYSTVHKSYSAEEIAALMKVAGKNISNNKNKLTEEIRAAIGKKRSGRFMNLIEK from the exons ATGAGTGCACCTAAATCCAAGAGAAG CGAGGTGAGAACCAACCGCTTACTGAACGGGAGAGAGCAGGAGTTCGTAGCCAGCAGGAGGAACGTTATCCTGCAGAACCTGAGGAAGCTTCAGATTCAGTGCAGCCAG agaGAGGTGCCGAACATAGCGTTACTGGGTTCTGGAGGAGGACAGAGAGCCATGGTGGGTTTACTGGGATGCCTGGATCAGCTTGATAAAGCGGGTCTTCTGGACTGCATCCTTTATCTGAGCGGAGTCTCTGGATCCACCTG GTGCATGGCTTCATTATACAAAGAACAAAACTGGTCCACCAAACTAGAGACCGTGAAAGACAACATCGTCAAGAGACTCAGCGGTCCAGGAGTCAGCTGGGAGGAGCAGTTCGCCAAATTGAAGAAATATTATTCTGAGAAAGTCTTCTTCAACTTGACCGACTTCTGGGCGGCGATAGTTGTAACATCGTATGTGAAAGAG ATCGACGAACACACGCTGGCAGAGCAGTGGAGCAAGAACAGCAGAGATCCGTTTCCCATCTACACGGTGATCGACAAGCAATGCAAACAGAGCAATGACaaag ACCTCTGGTTCGAGATCAATCCCTACGAAGCGGGTTACTCCCTCACCG CGTTCGTGGACACCTGCGACTTCAGCAGCCAGTTTGAGAACGGCTCCAAGAAAAACCACCAGGGGCAATTCGACATGCTGTACCTGCAAG GTCTTTGCGGCAGCGCTTTTGCAGACGGACAGCAGAACAAAGAAGAAATCTTAAAATGGATTTCAGAATTCtttcataaaaaagaaaaaatactcGAGGCCATGAGGAAAG AGCGGCCTGAGAGGGAACACGAAGAGACGACTTTTGAGTTTGTTGGTAAACATCCGGCCCCCCCTTCTGAAGAGAAATATTACCAGGTGCTCGTGGATCTCGCGGACATGAACCTCGCCGCTTTGAACGGCAAAGACACTTCGGGTTTCGACAGATCCATCAATGCAAATTTGAACG ATCTCTCCGGAGGCAGAGATCAGGACTTTTGTTCACTTAAAAAAGTGGAAACCTTTGAAGAGAGCACAGGAGATGAAAAGCAGGACATAAAGAGTTTCACTACGGAAGTGTGCAACAATTTGAGCGGTCGGATCAACTTCTGGCTATTTA AGGCCGGGATTAGCATTTTTAGATGCTTGAATGATTGGATCTGGGGCCGGAAATATAACTTCCTCCACAACATGACAG GCGGAGACGTGCCCCCCGCTCTTAGCAAAGACGAGACGAGAGACTACGAAGACGCCGGACTGAAGCTGAACTCTCCGTACTTCTCCGTGCTGAGAAAGGAAAGAGACGTCGACCTCATCATTTCCCTGGACTTCAGCCAAGGAGATCCTTTCATG ACAGTGAGGGAAGCTGCTaaaatgtgcaaagaaaaaaacatccctTTCCCCGAAGTCAACACCGCTAATGAAGACAAGGACAAACCCAAGGACTTCTACGTGTTTAAAGGCAAAAACGCTCCCACCGTGATTCACATCCCACTGTTTAACAAGGTCAACTGCAGAG ATGAGGTGATGAAGTGGCGGGGAGATTACAGCACCGTTCATAAAAGCTACAGCGCCGAGGAGATCGCTGCTCTCATGAAGGTCGCTGgaaaaaacatctcaaacaacaaaaataaactgacGGAGGAGATTCGAGCGGCCATTGGAAAGAAAAGATCCGGTCGCTTTATGAATCTCATTGAGAAATGA
- the LOC122344695 gene encoding cytosolic phospholipase A2 gamma-like, with protein MSASKAQESGEVRMGHSLNTDEREFIARRKNTVLQSLQKLNIHCTQDKMPNIALLGSGGGQRAMVGLLECLVQLDKAGLLDCILYLSGVSGSTWCMASLYKEPDWSTKLETMKDKIIERISGPGVSWDDKVAKLKKYYMKDFFSLTDLWAVLFVTSYVKEIDEQTISEQWDQHSKDPYPVYAVIDKQCKKREEGDPWLEVSPHEAGYSLTGAFVDTCNFGSQFENGSKKKHQPEMDMLYLQAVCSSALADGEATWKWIKAISAPELKSALDKMEKDKTGGNASRSSQQSAGEDECYQELSSIVNADPSALEQSSKTKLTDLFGAKKQTGQTTQKTLKCITQSIWGRNYNFLHNMTDESVPAALLQKETRDFIDAGLLLNSPYFSMLRKERNIDLLIALDFSDGDPFTTVREAAKTCKKLNIPFPEVNVPSDEGKKPKDFYVFKGQNVPTVIHIPLFNVVNCGDKPGDWRKKYGILKGPYSAEMTAEVMGVAGKNISNNIEKLLEQIRAVAAAK; from the exons ATGAGTGCATCCAAAGCCCAGGAAAG CGGTGAGGTGAGAATGGGACACTCTCTGAACACAGACGAGAGAGAGTTTATAGCCAGAAGGAAAAACACTGTTCTGCAAAGCCTGCAGAAGCTTAATATACACTGCACTCAG GATAAAATGCCGAACATAGCATTACTGGGTTCTGGAGGAGGACAGAGAGCCATGGTGGGTTTGCTGGAATGTCTGGTTCAGCTTGATAAAGCGGGTCTTCTGGACTGCATCCTTTATCTGAGCGGAGTCTCTGGATCCACCTG GTGCATGGCCTCCTTATACAAGGAACCAGACTGGTCCACCAAACTAGAGACTATGAAAGACAAAATCATCGAGAGAATCAGCGGTCCAGGAGTCAGCTGGGACGACAAAGTGGCCAAACTGAAGAAATATTACATGAAAGACTTCTTCAGCTTGACTGACCTCTGGGCGGTGTTGTTTGTCACATCATATGTGAAGGAG ATCGATGAACAAACGATTTCAGAGCAGTGGGACCAGCACAGTAAAGACCCGTACCCCGTCTACGCAGTGATCGACAAGCAATGCAAAAAACGCGAGGAAGGAG ACCCCTGGCTTGAGGTCAGTCCACATGAAGCGGGTTACTCCCTCACCGGAGCGTTTGTGGACACCTGTAACTTCGGCAGCCAGTTCGAGAACGGCTCCAAGAAAAAACACCAGCCTGAAATGGACATGCTGTACCTGCAAG CTGTGTGCAGCAGTGCTTTAGCCGATGGAGAGGCGACCTGGAAATGGATAAAAG ctatTTCAGCACCTGAACTAAAATCAGCATTAGACAAAATGGAGAAAG ataagACCGGAGGAAACGCCTCGAGGAGCTCTCAGCAGTCTGCCGGTGAAG ATGAATGTTACCAGGAGCTCTCGAGCATTGTGAACGCTGACCCCTCTGCCCTTGAGCAGTCCTCCAAAACAAAGCTGACCG ACCTTTTTGGAGCTAAAAAGCAGACTGGCCAAACTACACAAAAAACACTCAA ATGCATCACTCAGAGTATCTGGGGCAGGAATTATAACTTCCTCCACAACATGACAG ACGAATCAGTGCCAGCCGCTCTTTTGCAAAAAGAGACGAGAGATTTTATAGACGCCGGACTCTTGCTCAACTCACCCTActtctcaatgctgagaaaaGAACGAAACATTGACCTCCTCATTGCTCTGGATTTCAGCGACGGAGATCCTTTCACG ACGGTGAGAGAAGCTGCTAAGACGTGCAAGAAACTAAACATCCCTTTCCCTGAAGTCAACGTTCCCAGTGACGAAGGGAAGAAACCCAAAGACTTCTACGTGTTCAAAGGCCAAAACGTTCCAACCGTGATCCACATCCCTCTGTTTAATGTGGTCAACTGTGGAG ATAAGCCTGGTGACTGGAGAAAGAAATACGGCATCTTAAAAGGCCCTTACAGCGCCGAGATGACCGCTGAAGTTATGGGAGTCGCTGGAAAAAACATCTCGAACAACATAGAGAAACTGTTGGAGCAGATTCGTGCGGTCGCTGCTGCGAAATGA
- the rplp0 gene encoding 60S acidic ribosomal protein P0: protein MPREDRATWKSNYFLKIIQLLDDYPKCFIVGADNVGSKQMQTIRLSLRGKAVVLMGKNTMMRKAIRGHLENNPSLERLLPHIRGNVGFVFTKEDLTEVRDLLVANKVPAAARAGAIAPCEVTVPAQNTGLGPEKTSFFQALGITTKISRGTIEILSDVQLIKTGDKVGASEATLLNMLNISPFSYGLIIQQVYDNGSVYNPEVLDITEDALHKRFLEGVRNIASVCLQIGYPTLASIPHSIINGYKRVLAVAVETDYSFPLAEKVKAYLADPSAFAAAAPAASVAEVKSAAPAAKEEAPKEESEESDEDMGFGLFD from the exons ATGCCCAGGGAAGACAGGGCCACGTGGAAGTCCAACTACTTTCTGAAAATCATC CAACTGCTGGATGACTACCCCAAGTGTTTCATCGTGGGCGCGGACAATGTCGGCTCCAAGCAGATGCAGACCATCCGTCTGTCCCTGCGGGGCAAGGCCGTCGTGCTCATGGGCAAAAACACCATGATGAGGAAGGCCATCCGTGGCCACCTGGAAAACAACCCTTCTCTGGAGAG GCTGCTTCCCCACATCCGCGGGAACGTGGGCTTCGTCTTCACCAAGGAGGATCTGACCGAGGTCCGGGATCTGCTGGTGGCGAACAAA GTGCCCGCTGCCGCCCGCGCCGGTGCCATCGCCCCGTGTGAGGTGACCGTCCCGGCTCAGAACACCGGCCTCGGTCCCGAGAAGACCTCCTTCTTCCAGGCTTTGGGAATCACCACTAAGATCTCCAGAGGAACCATTGAAATCTTG AGCGACGTTCAGCTCATCAAAACCGGAGACAAGGTGGGCGCCAGCGAGGCCACGCTGCTCAACATGCTGAACATCTCGCCCTTCTCCTACGGGCTGATCATCCAGCAGGTGTACGACAACGGCAGCGTCTACAACCCCGAGGTGCTGGACATCACTGAAGATGCTCTGCACAAGAGGTTCTTGGAG GGTGTGAGGAACATCGCCAGTGTGTGTCTGCAGATCGGCTACCCGACGCTCGCCTCCATCCCTCACTCCATCATCAACGGATACAAGAGGGTCCTGGCTGTCGCCGTGGAAACGGACTACTCCTTCCCCTTGGCTGAGAAG GTGAAGGCCTACCTGGCTGATCCCAGCGCCTTCGCTGCCGCAGCTCCTGCCGCTTCGGTTGCTGAGGTCAAATCCGCAGCTCCTGCGGCTAAAGAGGAGGCACCCAAGGAGGAGTCCGAGGAGTCTGATGAAGACATGGGCTTCGGCCTGTTTGATTAA